Proteins encoded together in one Bombus affinis isolate iyBomAffi1 chromosome 2, iyBomAffi1.2, whole genome shotgun sequence window:
- the LOC126913911 gene encoding zinc finger protein 39-like isoform X2, protein MGTASRDFERDREDEIHCRICASDIPRNDGVHIFAEDGRRHYLQTKIRKYLYILVSSEDKLSKMDVERESVKDVQNTRRIEDRGLLHTILTKGAIEILAEGEPLGPSELMSQEDKCHTPSMEEMEVKVDPMLFLQYGMENSASETSEASDTEEIITKTNSPEPLPLTNKIDEIKKETKEESNDKLQEDTEELISNVSTKPHECTICARSFISQIGLQNHLWSHLPKDKRLDGKPILRSQQVYSTNGVLHMNTDNNSSSNFICPICSKKISTKGNLKVHLETHRPKGKYGCDICGRIFKTQSNLFRHKEYHGGIQFPCNVCGRVYPTNSTLRAHSITHSDLRPHACPLCDKTFKRNQDLKFHINQHTGARPYQCPYCPKAFASSGNCFSHRKRMHPREVHRDRQRAADLMR, encoded by the exons aTGGGTACGGCGAGTCGCGATTTCGAGCGCGATCGGGAGGACGAGATCCACTGCCGAATTTGTGCTAGTGACATACCAAGAAACGACGGGGTCCACATTTTCGCTGAGGATGGTAGACGGCACTACCTGCAGACCAAAATACGAAAATATCTCTACATCTTG GTGTCCTCTGAAGATAAATTATCAAAAATG GATGTAGAAAGAGAAAGTGTTAAAGATGTGCAAAACACAAGGAGGATAGAAGACCGGGGATTATTACATACAATATTAACAAAA GGGGCAATAGAAATTTTGGCTGAAGGCGAACCACTGGGACCATCAGAATTAATGTCACAAGAAGATAAATGTCATACTCCAAGTATGGAAGAAATGGAAGTCAAGGTAGACCCAATGTTATTTTTACAGTATGGTATGGAGAATTCAGCATCAGAAACTTCAGAAGCATCTGATACAGaagaaataataacaaaaacaAACTCCCCAGAACCATTACCATTAACAAATAA AATTgatgaaataaaaaaggaaacaaaagagGAGAGCAATGATAAATTACAAGAAGATACTGAAGAACTTATTTCTAATGTATCAACTAAACCTCATGAATGTACAATATGTGCTCGATCCTTTATATCTCAAATTGGTTTACAAAATCATTTATGGTCTCATTTGCCTAAAGATAAACGACTTGATGGGAAGCCTATTTTAAGATCCCAACAAGTTTATTCTACTAATGGTGTACTTCATATGAATACTGATAATAATTCATCAAGCAATTTTATCTGTCCAATTTGTAGTAAAAAAATTTCTACTAAAGGAAATCTAAAAGTACATTTGGAAACTCATCGGCCTAAGGGAAAATATGGTTGTGACATATGTGGTAGAAT CTTTAAAACACAGTCAAATTTATTCAGACACAAGGAGTACCATGGTGGAATACAATTTCCATGCAATGTATGTGGGAGAGTTTATCCAACAAATTCTACATTACGAGCTCATAGTATAACGCACTCGGATTTGAGGCCGCACGCATGTCCTCTTTGTGATAAAACTTTTAAAAGAAATCAAGATttaaagtttcacataaatcaaCATACAGGTGCAAGGCCTTATCAATGTCCATATTGTCCGAAAGCTTTCGCGAGTTCTGGAAATTGTTTCTCACATCGTAAAAGAATGCATCCTCGAGAAGTACATCGAGATAGACAAAGAGCAGCAGATTTAATGAGATGA
- the LOC126913911 gene encoding zinc finger protein 90-like isoform X1, whose amino-acid sequence MGTASRDFERDREDEIHCRICASDIPRNDGVHIFAEDGRRHYLQTKIRKYLYILVSSEDKLSKMVCVTCIKRLESIHRFAMMAYRTQEKLKSQLYSNSDDTNIQDVERESVKDVQNTRRIEDRGLLHTILTKGAIEILAEGEPLGPSELMSQEDKCHTPSMEEMEVKVDPMLFLQYGMENSASETSEASDTEEIITKTNSPEPLPLTNKIDEIKKETKEESNDKLQEDTEELISNVSTKPHECTICARSFISQIGLQNHLWSHLPKDKRLDGKPILRSQQVYSTNGVLHMNTDNNSSSNFICPICSKKISTKGNLKVHLETHRPKGKYGCDICGRIFKTQSNLFRHKEYHGGIQFPCNVCGRVYPTNSTLRAHSITHSDLRPHACPLCDKTFKRNQDLKFHINQHTGARPYQCPYCPKAFASSGNCFSHRKRMHPREVHRDRQRAADLMR is encoded by the exons aTGGGTACGGCGAGTCGCGATTTCGAGCGCGATCGGGAGGACGAGATCCACTGCCGAATTTGTGCTAGTGACATACCAAGAAACGACGGGGTCCACATTTTCGCTGAGGATGGTAGACGGCACTACCTGCAGACCAAAATACGAAAATATCTCTACATCTTG GTGTCCTCTGAAGATAAATTATCAAAAATGGTATGTGTTACGTGCATTAAAAGATTAGAAAGTATTCATCGCTTTGCTATGATGGCATATAGAACACAGGAAAAGTTAAAATCtcagttatatagtaatagtgatGATACAAATATACAGGATGTAGAAAGAGAAAGTGTTAAAGATGTGCAAAACACAAGGAGGATAGAAGACCGGGGATTATTACATACAATATTAACAAAA GGGGCAATAGAAATTTTGGCTGAAGGCGAACCACTGGGACCATCAGAATTAATGTCACAAGAAGATAAATGTCATACTCCAAGTATGGAAGAAATGGAAGTCAAGGTAGACCCAATGTTATTTTTACAGTATGGTATGGAGAATTCAGCATCAGAAACTTCAGAAGCATCTGATACAGaagaaataataacaaaaacaAACTCCCCAGAACCATTACCATTAACAAATAA AATTgatgaaataaaaaaggaaacaaaagagGAGAGCAATGATAAATTACAAGAAGATACTGAAGAACTTATTTCTAATGTATCAACTAAACCTCATGAATGTACAATATGTGCTCGATCCTTTATATCTCAAATTGGTTTACAAAATCATTTATGGTCTCATTTGCCTAAAGATAAACGACTTGATGGGAAGCCTATTTTAAGATCCCAACAAGTTTATTCTACTAATGGTGTACTTCATATGAATACTGATAATAATTCATCAAGCAATTTTATCTGTCCAATTTGTAGTAAAAAAATTTCTACTAAAGGAAATCTAAAAGTACATTTGGAAACTCATCGGCCTAAGGGAAAATATGGTTGTGACATATGTGGTAGAAT CTTTAAAACACAGTCAAATTTATTCAGACACAAGGAGTACCATGGTGGAATACAATTTCCATGCAATGTATGTGGGAGAGTTTATCCAACAAATTCTACATTACGAGCTCATAGTATAACGCACTCGGATTTGAGGCCGCACGCATGTCCTCTTTGTGATAAAACTTTTAAAAGAAATCAAGATttaaagtttcacataaatcaaCATACAGGTGCAAGGCCTTATCAATGTCCATATTGTCCGAAAGCTTTCGCGAGTTCTGGAAATTGTTTCTCACATCGTAAAAGAATGCATCCTCGAGAAGTACATCGAGATAGACAAAGAGCAGCAGATTTAATGAGATGA
- the LOC126913911 gene encoding zinc finger protein 90-like isoform X3 — MVCVTCIKRLESIHRFAMMAYRTQEKLKSQLYSNSDDTNIQDVERESVKDVQNTRRIEDRGLLHTILTKGAIEILAEGEPLGPSELMSQEDKCHTPSMEEMEVKVDPMLFLQYGMENSASETSEASDTEEIITKTNSPEPLPLTNKIDEIKKETKEESNDKLQEDTEELISNVSTKPHECTICARSFISQIGLQNHLWSHLPKDKRLDGKPILRSQQVYSTNGVLHMNTDNNSSSNFICPICSKKISTKGNLKVHLETHRPKGKYGCDICGRIFKTQSNLFRHKEYHGGIQFPCNVCGRVYPTNSTLRAHSITHSDLRPHACPLCDKTFKRNQDLKFHINQHTGARPYQCPYCPKAFASSGNCFSHRKRMHPREVHRDRQRAADLMR; from the exons ATGGTATGTGTTACGTGCATTAAAAGATTAGAAAGTATTCATCGCTTTGCTATGATGGCATATAGAACACAGGAAAAGTTAAAATCtcagttatatagtaatagtgatGATACAAATATACAGGATGTAGAAAGAGAAAGTGTTAAAGATGTGCAAAACACAAGGAGGATAGAAGACCGGGGATTATTACATACAATATTAACAAAA GGGGCAATAGAAATTTTGGCTGAAGGCGAACCACTGGGACCATCAGAATTAATGTCACAAGAAGATAAATGTCATACTCCAAGTATGGAAGAAATGGAAGTCAAGGTAGACCCAATGTTATTTTTACAGTATGGTATGGAGAATTCAGCATCAGAAACTTCAGAAGCATCTGATACAGaagaaataataacaaaaacaAACTCCCCAGAACCATTACCATTAACAAATAA AATTgatgaaataaaaaaggaaacaaaagagGAGAGCAATGATAAATTACAAGAAGATACTGAAGAACTTATTTCTAATGTATCAACTAAACCTCATGAATGTACAATATGTGCTCGATCCTTTATATCTCAAATTGGTTTACAAAATCATTTATGGTCTCATTTGCCTAAAGATAAACGACTTGATGGGAAGCCTATTTTAAGATCCCAACAAGTTTATTCTACTAATGGTGTACTTCATATGAATACTGATAATAATTCATCAAGCAATTTTATCTGTCCAATTTGTAGTAAAAAAATTTCTACTAAAGGAAATCTAAAAGTACATTTGGAAACTCATCGGCCTAAGGGAAAATATGGTTGTGACATATGTGGTAGAAT CTTTAAAACACAGTCAAATTTATTCAGACACAAGGAGTACCATGGTGGAATACAATTTCCATGCAATGTATGTGGGAGAGTTTATCCAACAAATTCTACATTACGAGCTCATAGTATAACGCACTCGGATTTGAGGCCGCACGCATGTCCTCTTTGTGATAAAACTTTTAAAAGAAATCAAGATttaaagtttcacataaatcaaCATACAGGTGCAAGGCCTTATCAATGTCCATATTGTCCGAAAGCTTTCGCGAGTTCTGGAAATTGTTTCTCACATCGTAAAAGAATGCATCCTCGAGAAGTACATCGAGATAGACAAAGAGCAGCAGATTTAATGAGATGA